In one window of Solanum pennellii chromosome 2, SPENNV200 DNA:
- the LOC107011375 gene encoding PI-PLC X domain-containing protein At5g67130 yields the protein MLPCFSEKHSMWRRHSTGGGGANGYFILVLCHLALHCLLITCSTACSNGNCQLLDSCASATDCGPSLYCGNCPELGKSQPFCIRGQAIEPTSIISGLPFNKYSWLVTHNAFSMVNAPLLTGPQRITFYNQEDTVTNQLRNGVRGLMLDMYDFENDIWLCHSFRGQCYNFTAFQPAINTLKEVEAFLSANPTEIVTIIIEDYVHSPKGLTRVFADAGLDKYWFPVSKMPRKGDDWPTVNDMVKKNYRLLVFTSDSSKEAAEGIAYQWRYMVENEPGDPGVVPGSCSSRKESKALNSRSASLFLMNYFPTVAVQDGACKEHSTQFVDTIGACYKAAGNMMPNYVAVNFYMRSDGGGVFDVLDQMNGRTLCGCPTVTACQVGVHFGVCKNTTAANAAPTATSTAGMFSGSVQLTGHASAIHFSSTLYLFSLSSVMMLFLL from the exons ATGCTGCCGTGTTTCTCGGAGAAGCACAGTATGTGGAGAAGACACAGCACAGGAGGAGGAGGCGCTAATGGTTACTTCATTTTGGTACTGTGTCACTTAGCTCTTCACTGCTTACTCATCACTTGTTCAACTGCTTGTTCTAATGGGAATTGCCAG CTTCTTGATTCATGTGCTTCGGCTACGGATTGTGGGCCTTCTTTATACTGTGGTAATTGCCCTGAATTGGGAAAGAGTCAGCCCTTTTGCATCAGAGGACAAGCTATAGAACCTACTTCCATT ATCAGTGGATTGCCCTTCAACAAATACTCGTGGTTGGTGACCCATAATGCCTTTTCAATGGTAAATGCACCATTATTGACAGGCCCTCAGAGAATTACATTCTATAATCAAGAAGACACTGTCACAAACCAATTGAGA AATGGAGTGCGGGGATTGATGCTGGATATGTACGATTTTGAGAACGATATATGGCTCTGTCACTCATTTCGTGGCCAATGTTACAACTTCACTGCCTTT CAACCGGCAATTAACACTTTGAAAGAGGTGGAGGCATTTTTGAGCGCAAATCCTACAGAAATAGTCACCATCATAATTGAGGATTATGTGCATTCCCCAAAGGGTTTAACGAGGGTATTTGCTGATGCTGGGTTGGACAAGTATTGGTTTCCTGTTTCTAAGATGCCGAGAAAGGGTGATGATTGGCCCACCGTGAATGATatggttaaaaagaattatcGCTTGTTGGTTTTTACTTCTGACTCTTCCAaggaagctgctgaaggaattGCTTATCAGTGGAGATACATGGTTGAAAATGAGC CTGGAGACCCTGGAGTGGTGCCTGGCTCATGCTCCAGTCGTAAGGAATCAAAGGCACTTAATTCCAGAAGTGCTTCTCTGTTTCTAATGAATTACTTTCCCACAGTTGCCGTACAAGATGGAGCCTGCAAAGAGCATTCAACTCAATTTGTTGATACGATTGGTGCCTGTTACAAAGCAGCAGGCAACATGATGCCCAATTATGTGGCAGTAAACTTTTACATG AGAAGTGATGGGGGAGGAGTTTTTGATGTTTTAGATCAAATGAACGGTCGGACACTATGTGGTTGCCCGACGGTCACTGCATGCCAg GTGGGGGTACATTTTGGAGTTTGTAAGAATACTACTGCAGCGAATGCAGCTCCAACAGCAACCAGTACTGCTGGAATGTTTTCAGGGTCCGTGCAATTAACAGGCCATGCTTCAGCAATCCATTTTTCCAGTACCTTATACCTATTTTCATTGTCTTCTGTAATGATGTTGTTTCTACTAtga
- the LOC107011376 gene encoding F-box protein At5g67140 encodes MKRKGMEELDDQNRPIDRLPFDLLAHIFAMLTCFKDLAQTSAVCRKWRQGVKESLARREKLSFSGWKVDDDSTTRLVLHAYSLKELDISRSRWGCQITDRGLYQLSTAKCVSNLSSLSLWGTTGITDTGVVQLISRANSLQHLNIGGTFITDTSLFAIAGSCPHLKSIVLWGCRHVTENGLLALVNKCRKLESINAWGMRVTVDCFVGLLTISPALQIEPKGMLPNIAVF; translated from the exons ATGAAAAGAAAGGGGATGGAAGAATTAGATGATCAAAACAGGCCGATTGATAGACTCCCCTTTGACCTCTTGGCTCACATTTTTGCTATGCTTACTTGTTTCAAGGATTTGGCTCA GACCAGTGCTGTGTGCAGGAAATGGAGACAGGGGGTGAAGGAATCGTTAGCTAGAAGAGAAAAATTGAGTTTTTCTGGCTGGAAAGTGGATGATGATTCAACAACACGCCTTGTGCTTCATGCTTACAGTCTCAAGGAACTTGATAT TTCAAGGAGCCGTTGGGGTTGTCAAATAACGGATCGTGGGCTGTACCAATTGTCAACTGCTAAATGTGTCAGCAATCTATCATCACTATCTTTATGGGGCACTACTGGGATCACAGATACAGGCGTTGTTCAGCTG ATCTCCAGAGCTAATTCTCTACAGCATCTGAATATTGGTGGTACATTTATAACAGACACGTCCTTGTTTGCTATTGCTGGTAGCTGCCCACACTTGAAG TCTATTGTGCTGTGGGGCTGCCGTCATGTAACTGAGAATGGGCTTCTAGCTTTAGTAAATAAGTGTCGCAAACTAGAGTCTATCAATGCATGGGGCATGAGGGTTACCGTGGACTGCTTTGTCGGCCTACTCACTATTAGCCCAGCTCTACAAATAGAACCTAAAGGAATGCTGCCTAATATTGCTGTCTTCTGA